CACAAAAAATGATGCCATAATTGTTGATACAGGAACATACCGCTATACCTCTGAACCCACACTGCGCAATGCTTTGCGTTCTTCACTTAGCCATAATGCTATAACAGTTGATAACAAAGAGATTGCAGAATTTGATGGATTATGGAGAGTGAAAAAAGAGATTAAAAAACCTATTTTTAAAATACTTAATGATGATGTAAATAATATGGAAGTTGAAGCGGAGCATTTTGCCTATAACAATTTAGGAGTGAAATATAAGCGTTCATTTTGTTTAAGTAAAAATAGTTTGGTTGTAATAGACAAAGTTTATACTAAAGAAAAGCATAAAGTATCCCTTAAGTTTATGTTTGATAAAAACTGTAATGCAAGCCTTGATAGGGCTTACAAGGATATTGTGAATATCCATACAAGTATTGGTAAACTAAATTTTGAATCTTCAGAAAAATTTGTGGTAACAGATTCGTGGTATTCGCCGAGCTATGGGGTTGCGGTTTCTACAAAAGTAATTGAGATAAATAATACCATTGAAAATGATGTTCAGATGAAGTATATTTTTAAAATGTTGTAAGTTGTTAGGTGTAACCATATAAATGCTGTTCTATGCGGCTTATAGGCTGTTTGTTAGTAAATAAAATAGCCACTTCAAATTAATATCGAAGTGGCTATTTTATTATTAGATATTCTTAGTTCTCCGCCTACCTTTGCACCACAAATTTTTCTGTTCGCTTTTCTGTTCCTGTTTCTACTGTATAAAAATAATTAACGTTTTCTGTAAGCAACGTGTTGTAATAAATTGAATTTTCTCCTGCTGGAAAATTATCTACATCTAAAGCAGTATAAATTTTCTCACCTTTTGCATTATAGATAACTATCTTAATTGATGATGGTTTCTTCAAAGAAAATTTTATGTTTACTGTATCACGAGCAGGATTTGGGTAAGGTGGTAAGTTCATTGAAATTTGATTCCCATTATTCACATCTCCTATTGGACCATTTGGGCAGTATAGCATTTTAAAATAACATTTATCATCCTTGGTTAACTTTTCACGAGTTGGCGGATATGATACACTTGCATTCATAACACCATAACCACGTTCACTGCCTGGGCAATCTTCAAAATGAAACAGTCCAAATGTATGACCTATTTCATGCTGTATGACGGGTATCAAATTATTATGTCCGCTATTATCCACCTTCCACTGACCGCGTCTTTCTTCAGCTACAATTGATGCATTTACTCTAATTAAAGGTCTGTTCGCATCATTACATGGCGCACTTTCAGTTCCACAACCAATAGGAGGTGCATCTGCTATAACTTTCTTTAAGTCCTTATCATCAAAATCTTCCGATCTATAAATAAACTTAATTTTTGGGCAGCATTTTTTGTCGGGTATGGGCATATTCTCAAACCCACAAATACAATTCCATTCATAAACTGCTATGTCTATTGCCTTGACTCGTCCTAAAAAAAGTTTACAGTTTAATTAATTAATCCTACTATTAGTTTACAGTTTCTATTTAGTCCTGAACTGTGTTTACAAATGTAGTTTTTTTTCGATAATAGTTTTTCCATAATCTATCGGTTTTTATATTTGTTTTTGAATGATGTATATTATTTGGTGTATGGTTTCCAATACTCATATGTGGTCTTTCATTGTTATACAAATCTACTACAGCTTTAAGTAATTCCTTAGCATCATTTAAGTTATCAATATTATAAGTTTCTAAATACTCATCTTTGATGATTCCATTTACACGTTCTGCCACTGCATTTTCTAATGGATCGCCTTTTTCTGTCATACTAATATTGATATTATTATCTTTCAATAGCTTTACATAAGCATTGCTACAATATTGTATACCTCTATCGCTATGATGAATGAGATTACTTACTGGATAGGTGTGCTGCAAATGGCTCTCTGGCCCCAAGCCAGAGAGAGCCATTTGCAATGCTTGAATACTTTCTATCGCTTCCATAGTTTCAGCTACTTGATAGCCTACTATCTTATGTGAATATGCATCAGTAATAAAACTGATGTAAAGATGCTCTCCAGTATCTATTTTCCAATAAGTGATATCACTTACCCAAAGTTGGTTGATTTTAGTTGGTACAAACTCACGTACGAGATTAGGATATTTTCTTAACCAATGATATGAATTCGTAGTTTGTATTCTACGTTTACGTTTTCTTACTAATAAATGATTAGCCGAAAGCATATTAAATAGTGCATCTCTGCCTATTTTTATTTGATGTTCAAGAATAAATGGTTGTAATAATTCATATAGTTTTCGTGTTCCCATTCTACGATGATTTTTACGAATTTCTTTTACTTGATGTATAATCAAATCTTCTTCTAGAGTAGAAGATATTCCTTCCCAATTGTTCTGATAATAAGCCTGTCTAGTAATACCAAACCATCCACATAACTTGGCTAATCCTATGTGTGAAAAATTATTTTTCATTACTTCTATGGTTTGGTATTGAGCTTTTTTCTAATCGGTATATTAAACTCTTTTTCTGCAATATCTACCATAGTAGAAAATGCAATTGCCTTTAGTTCGGCATCC
Above is a window of Chlorobiota bacterium DNA encoding:
- a CDS encoding IS3 family transposase, which codes for MKNNFSHIGLAKLCGWFGITRQAYYQNNWEGISSTLEEDLIIHQVKEIRKNHRRMGTRKLYELLQPFILEHQIKIGRDALFNMLSANHLLVRKRKRRIQTTNSYHWLRKYPNLVREFVPTKINQLWVSDITYWKIDTGEHLYISFITDAYSHKIVGYQVAETMEAIESIQALQMALSGLGPESHLQHTYPVSNLIHHSDRGIQYCSNAYVKLLKDNNINISMTEKGDPLENAVAERVNGIIKDEYLETYNIDNLNDAKELLKAVVDLYNNERPHMSIGNHTPNNIHHSKTNIKTDRLWKNYYRKKTTFVNTVQD
- a CDS encoding T9SS type A sorting domain-containing protein; its protein translation is MPIPDKKCCPKIKFIYRSEDFDDKDLKKVIADAPPIGCGTESAPCNDANRPLIRVNASIVAEERRGQWKVDNSGHNNLIPVIQHEIGHTFGLFHFEDCPGSERGYGVMNASVSYPPTREKLTKDDKCYFKMLYCPNGPIGDVNNGNQISMNLPPYPNPARDTVNIKFSLKKPSSIKIVIYNAKGEKIYTALDVDNFPAGENSIYYNTLLTENVNYFYTVETGTEKRTEKFVVQR